From the genome of Variovorax sp. RA8, one region includes:
- a CDS encoding DUF3606 domain-containing protein, whose translation MTSPARLFIPSVADANVRLIDVTDPSDVDHWTEALCVSETELRLAVAAVGSSVQDVRDHLGK comes from the coding sequence GTGACCTCCCCCGCCCGCTTGTTCATTCCGTCCGTCGCCGACGCGAATGTGCGCCTCATCGACGTGACCGACCCGAGCGACGTCGACCACTGGACCGAGGCGCTCTGCGTGAGCGAGACCGAGCTGCGGCTCGCGGTGGCTGCGGTCGGCAGCTCAGTGCAGGACGTGCGCGACCACCTCGGCAAGTGA
- a CDS encoding LysR family transcriptional regulator has product MHASVLKYFIEVASCGSVRKASERLFVAASAVNRQIHKLEDELGVELFDRMPNGLRLNPAGERLLKHAQETLHQFQVMRTELDALKGERTGHVKVASMDSFFEELLPAAVEEFLQIFPAVTYTITSTQPMEVPQLVMSGQADVGLSFVSRLPGGVKAVSLANLPIGIVLPPGHPLAKHERIALKDCAGYPFLRSSSHPVISATLSAEFAAFWDDMEPAATCNSTPLLKRLIMGGKGISCFSKIAFIEELRRGDLLWRPFALPALNQLQVGIVVPTQRALPHVTQNFVGRMARRLTQLELTAAAL; this is encoded by the coding sequence ATGCACGCCAGCGTCCTGAAGTACTTCATCGAGGTGGCGAGCTGCGGCTCGGTGCGCAAGGCCTCCGAGCGGCTGTTCGTCGCGGCCAGCGCGGTCAACCGCCAGATCCACAAGCTGGAGGACGAGCTGGGCGTGGAGCTCTTCGACCGCATGCCGAACGGGCTGCGCCTCAACCCCGCCGGCGAACGCCTGCTCAAGCATGCCCAGGAAACGCTGCACCAGTTCCAGGTGATGCGCACCGAACTCGATGCGCTGAAGGGCGAGCGCACCGGCCATGTGAAGGTCGCGTCGATGGACTCTTTCTTCGAGGAGCTGCTGCCGGCCGCCGTCGAGGAGTTCCTGCAGATCTTCCCCGCGGTGACGTACACCATCACCTCGACCCAGCCGATGGAGGTGCCGCAACTCGTGATGTCGGGCCAGGCCGACGTGGGCCTCAGCTTCGTGAGCCGGCTGCCGGGCGGCGTGAAAGCGGTGAGCCTGGCCAACCTGCCGATCGGCATCGTGCTGCCGCCCGGCCATCCGCTCGCCAAGCACGAGCGCATTGCGCTGAAGGACTGCGCGGGCTATCCCTTCCTGCGCTCCAGCTCGCACCCGGTGATCAGCGCCACGCTGTCGGCCGAGTTCGCGGCGTTCTGGGACGACATGGAGCCGGCCGCGACCTGCAACTCCACCCCCTTGCTCAAGCGACTGATCATGGGTGGCAAGGGCATCTCCTGCTTCTCGAAGATCGCCTTCATCGAGGAGCTTCGGCGCGGCGATCTGCTGTGGCGGCCCTTCGCGCTGCCGGCACTGAACCAGCTGCAGGTGGGCATCGTGGTGCCGACCCAGCGCGCGCTGCCGCACGTGACGCAGAACTTCGTGGGGCGGATGGCGCGAAGGCTGACGCAGCTGGAGCTGACCGCGGCGGCGCTGTGA
- a CDS encoding indolepyruvate ferredoxin oxidoreductase subunit alpha, with product MAHVITTACIDCKDGACVPCCPVDCIYEGERTLYIQPDECIDCGVCVSACPVQAIYEEHRLPPELTRYIAINREFFGAEVSGLGSPGGAEGRRVACDHPRIALEVPDAAAAG from the coding sequence ATGGCCCACGTCATCACCACCGCCTGCATCGACTGCAAGGACGGCGCCTGCGTGCCGTGCTGCCCGGTCGATTGCATCTACGAGGGCGAGCGCACTCTGTACATTCAGCCTGATGAATGCATCGACTGCGGCGTTTGCGTGTCCGCCTGCCCCGTCCAGGCGATCTACGAGGAACATCGGCTGCCGCCCGAGCTCACCCGCTATATCGCGATCAACCGCGAGTTCTTCGGTGCCGAGGTCAGCGGCCTCGGCTCCCCCGGCGGGGCCGAGGGGCGGCGCGTCGCCTGCGACCATCCGCGCATCGCGCTGGAAGTGCCGGACGCGGCCGCCGCGGGATAA
- a CDS encoding enoyl-CoA hydratase-related protein: MSGVLFEVANHVATVIIDRPEVLNAVDMATEAELLRIWDEIERREDVRVVVLTATGERAFCAGADLKNTSNLKGVEYWGAARPGGFGGIALRETLDVPVIARVNGFALGGGLEMVLGCDLVVACEEASFGLPEPLVGRLPLDGGMVLLQRQIGFRHAMGMMLTGQRVNARRALEIGLINEVVPRAELETAVERWVQQLLACAPLSLKAIKQVVRQTGTLSPTQAHGQRLPALMAALRSEDANEGVLAFQQKRKPQWLGR; this comes from the coding sequence ATGAGTGGTGTTCTGTTCGAAGTCGCGAACCACGTCGCGACCGTCATCATCGACCGCCCCGAGGTGCTCAACGCCGTGGACATGGCCACCGAGGCCGAGCTGCTGCGCATCTGGGACGAGATCGAGCGCCGCGAAGACGTGCGCGTGGTGGTACTCACAGCCACCGGCGAACGCGCCTTCTGTGCCGGCGCCGACCTCAAGAACACCTCGAACCTGAAGGGCGTCGAGTACTGGGGCGCAGCGCGCCCCGGCGGCTTCGGCGGCATCGCGCTGCGCGAGACGCTCGACGTGCCGGTGATCGCGCGCGTCAACGGCTTCGCGCTCGGCGGCGGGCTCGAGATGGTGCTGGGCTGCGACCTCGTCGTGGCCTGCGAGGAAGCGAGCTTCGGCCTGCCCGAGCCGCTGGTGGGCCGCCTGCCGCTGGACGGCGGGATGGTGCTGCTGCAGCGCCAGATCGGCTTTCGCCATGCGATGGGGATGATGCTCACCGGCCAGCGCGTCAACGCCCGGCGTGCGCTCGAGATCGGGCTGATCAACGAAGTGGTGCCGCGCGCCGAGCTCGAGACCGCCGTCGAGCGCTGGGTGCAGCAGCTGCTGGCCTGCGCGCCGCTCTCGCTCAAGGCCATCAAGCAGGTGGTGCGGCAAACCGGCACGCTGTCGCCCACGCAGGCCCACGGCCAGCGCCTGCCCGCCCTGATGGCGGCCCTGCGATCGGAAGACGCCAACGAGGGCGTGCTCGCCTTCCAGCAGAAGCGCAAGCCGCAGTGGCTGGGCCGCTGA
- a CDS encoding CaiB/BaiF CoA transferase family protein produces MTNGNNLPLAGIRVIDFTQVMMGPVCTQMLADHGADVIKVERKGAGDLSRSTFAPVAGEDNPIFCSLNRNKRSVEIDLRDAAQMELVKALIADADVVCNNFRAGVMERLGLGYEDCRRINPRIVYAVGTGFGETGPYAHKGGQDVLAQALTGVMARRADASVPVSIYPTALADYTAGMHMVQGILFALLQRERTGEGQKIAVSLYNSMLAMQMQEAAMVMMEDSEVNWAAMPLSGVFETQTGPLVLVGAFKANPLRDICAALEIEDLSQDARFADLAAQFAHKAELHAIFRERFASHTREHWLARLEAQDLLSAPVRDMREALVDAQTLHNEMILEGNSPSGRKLKFIASPIQMSSAQAELRRAPPRLGEHTAELLAEARALIEEADA; encoded by the coding sequence ATGACGAATGGCAACAACCTGCCGCTGGCCGGCATCCGCGTGATCGACTTCACGCAGGTCATGATGGGTCCGGTCTGCACCCAGATGCTGGCCGATCACGGCGCCGACGTGATCAAGGTCGAGCGCAAGGGCGCGGGCGACCTGAGCCGCTCCACCTTCGCGCCGGTCGCGGGCGAGGACAACCCGATCTTCTGCAGCCTCAACCGCAACAAGCGCAGCGTCGAGATCGACCTGCGCGACGCGGCCCAGATGGAGCTGGTGAAGGCGCTGATCGCGGATGCCGACGTGGTCTGCAACAACTTCCGCGCCGGCGTGATGGAGCGCCTGGGGCTGGGCTACGAGGACTGCCGGCGCATCAACCCGCGCATCGTCTACGCCGTGGGCACCGGCTTCGGCGAGACCGGGCCCTACGCGCACAAGGGTGGACAGGACGTGCTGGCGCAGGCCCTGACCGGCGTGATGGCGCGCCGCGCCGATGCTTCCGTGCCGGTCTCGATCTACCCGACCGCGCTGGCCGACTACACCGCCGGCATGCACATGGTGCAAGGCATCCTGTTCGCGCTGCTGCAGCGCGAGCGCACCGGCGAAGGCCAGAAGATCGCCGTCTCGCTCTACAACTCCATGCTCGCCATGCAGATGCAGGAAGCGGCCATGGTCATGATGGAGGACTCCGAGGTCAACTGGGCCGCGATGCCGCTGTCGGGCGTGTTCGAGACGCAGACCGGGCCGCTGGTGCTGGTCGGCGCCTTCAAGGCCAACCCGCTGCGCGACATCTGCGCGGCGCTGGAGATCGAGGACCTGTCGCAGGATGCGCGCTTCGCCGACCTCGCCGCGCAGTTCGCGCACAAGGCCGAGCTGCACGCGATCTTCCGCGAGCGCTTCGCGAGCCACACACGCGAACACTGGCTGGCACGCCTGGAAGCGCAGGACCTGCTCTCGGCGCCGGTGCGCGACATGCGCGAGGCGCTGGTCGATGCGCAGACGCTGCACAACGAGATGATCCTGGAGGGCAACTCCCCCTCCGGCCGCAAGCTGAAGTTCATCGCCAGCCCGATCCAGATGTCGAGCGCACAGGCCGAACTGCGCCGCGCGCCGCCCAGGCTGGGCGAGCACACCGCCGAGCTGCTCGCCGAGGCGCGGGCCTTGATCGAGGAGGCCGACGCATGA
- a CDS encoding FAD-dependent oxidoreductase, protein MSRIGDWMQEPAHDIRVAAESDVVVVGGGPAGQAAAVAAARNGASVTLLERYNHLGGLASGGMVLVLDDMWDSHLREISVRGICLEMIERMAERGLAEYPRQKDWGTLPESVRRWKRWGTFDFHSKSKPHPICFAAAFDPDAFKRASLEMVQQASINLRLHSWFSRTLVADGQVKGVVVESKSGREAILGKVVIDATGDLDVAASAGAPHISGAYIVTTVFRLGGVDTDEAERFEHEEPEAFAAIDREVKHILGGAWDSWWLKTPLPGVVWCNCPHMSGLDGLKVADLTRAEIQGRATIHKVIEFIRARLPGFKDCYLVDLAPQTGIRQTRLLEGEYVMTKEDVAQRARFEDSVARGRDYYYPYRTLVPRSLENLLVAGRHYSSTSAAQKISREIPPCMAMGEAAGTAAALSLDAGVAVRDVDIAKLQRTLRAQGADPGDQKGPNADTPALARSFAEAA, encoded by the coding sequence ATGAGCCGTATTGGCGACTGGATGCAAGAACCTGCGCACGACATTCGCGTCGCAGCCGAATCGGACGTGGTGGTGGTCGGCGGCGGCCCCGCCGGCCAGGCGGCGGCCGTGGCTGCTGCGCGCAACGGCGCCAGCGTGACCCTGCTGGAGCGCTACAACCACCTGGGCGGCCTGGCCTCGGGCGGCATGGTGCTGGTGCTCGACGACATGTGGGACAGCCACCTGCGGGAGATCTCGGTGCGCGGCATCTGCCTGGAGATGATCGAGCGCATGGCCGAACGCGGCCTGGCCGAATACCCCAGGCAGAAGGACTGGGGCACCCTGCCCGAGTCGGTGCGCCGCTGGAAGCGCTGGGGCACCTTCGACTTCCACAGCAAGTCGAAGCCGCACCCGATCTGCTTTGCCGCGGCCTTCGACCCGGACGCCTTCAAGCGCGCCTCGCTCGAGATGGTGCAGCAGGCCAGCATCAACCTGCGCCTGCACTCCTGGTTCTCGCGCACGCTGGTGGCAGACGGGCAGGTCAAGGGCGTGGTGGTCGAATCGAAGAGCGGGCGCGAAGCCATCCTGGGCAAGGTGGTGATCGATGCCACCGGCGACCTGGACGTCGCGGCCTCGGCCGGTGCGCCGCACATCAGCGGCGCCTACATCGTGACCACGGTGTTCCGCCTCGGCGGCGTCGACACCGACGAGGCCGAGCGCTTCGAGCACGAGGAGCCGGAGGCCTTCGCGGCGATCGACCGCGAGGTCAAGCACATCCTGGGCGGCGCCTGGGATTCGTGGTGGCTCAAGACCCCGCTGCCCGGCGTGGTGTGGTGCAACTGCCCGCACATGTCGGGCCTGGACGGCCTCAAGGTGGCCGACCTGACGCGTGCCGAAATACAGGGCCGCGCCACCATCCACAAGGTGATCGAGTTCATCCGCGCCAGGCTGCCCGGCTTCAAGGACTGCTACCTCGTCGACCTGGCGCCGCAGACCGGCATCCGCCAGACGCGCCTGCTGGAGGGCGAGTACGTGATGACCAAGGAAGACGTGGCGCAGCGTGCCCGCTTCGAGGACAGCGTGGCGCGCGGCCGCGATTACTACTACCCCTACCGCACGCTGGTGCCGCGCAGCCTGGAGAACCTGCTGGTGGCGGGGCGTCACTACTCGTCGACCTCGGCCGCGCAGAAGATCTCGCGCGAGATCCCGCCCTGCATGGCGATGGGCGAGGCCGCCGGCACCGCCGCCGCACTGTCGCTCGATGCCGGCGTCGCGGTGCGCGACGTGGACATCGCCAAGCTGCAGCGCACCCTGCGCGCGCAAGGCGCCGACCCCGGCGACCAGAAGGGGCCGAACGCCGACACCCCCGCCCTTGCCCGTTCCTTCGCGGAGGCCGCATGA